Proteins encoded in a region of the Xylocopa sonorina isolate GNS202 chromosome 11, iyXylSono1_principal, whole genome shotgun sequence genome:
- the LOC143428759 gene encoding beta-1,3-galactosyltransferase 5 produces MHQLLYPRSRPLRTLILGLIGLTFYVYYRTTYYDVPQYAVSRNVSQSTFQELYKERSNVTIEHRTAVSSKNDSPEPSAIGPYNVENVANLSSSMVTVQSTSSSTQTVSSASVSVPIASKQSNEKVSMLTQKTTNETKPVQMLSGEYFARNIYEAGHTVPIPERCPNFGKEMDLVVIIMSAPTHLEARMAIRQTWGHYGQRSDISILFMLGATTDTKVETILRKEEKTYNDVIRGKFFDSYSNLTLKTISTLEWVDSYCSKVKFLLKTDDDMFINVPRLQAFVIKHAKDRNVIFGRLAKKWKPIRNKKSKYYVSQAQFKHAVFPDFTTGPAYLLSSDIVRKLYDAALDQTYLKLEDVFVTGIVADKLKIKRTHANEFLNKKISYSACNVQRGISIHMVKYSEQFDLWKKLLDGKSKCK; encoded by the exons ATGCATCAATTATTATATCCCCGCAGTCGTCCTTTGCGAACGCTTATTTTAGGATTAATTGGCTTGACTTTCTACGTTTACTATCGCACCACTTACTACGATGTCCCTCAATATGCTGTGTCTCGAAACGTCA GTCAATCTACGTTTCAAGAGCTTTATAAGGAACGGTCCAACGTAACCATAGAGCATCGTACAGCTGTTTCGTCCAAGAACGATTCTCCGGAACCATCTGCCATCGGTCCCTACAACGTCGAGAACGTCGCCAATCTCTCCAGTTCTATGGTCACCGTACAATCGACGTCGTCTAGCACGCAAACGGTATCTTCGGCGAGCGTATCCGTTCCGATTGCCTCCAAGCAGAGTAACGAAAAGGTTTCCATGCTGACGCAGAAGACGACCAACGAGACCAAACCGGTCCAGATGCTCTCCGGCGAATACTTTGCACGTAACATTTACGAAGCTGGGCATACGGTGCCGATTCCGGAGAGATGTCCAAACTTTGGGAAAGAAATGGATCTGGTTGTGATAATAATGTCAGCGCCGACCCATCTCGAGGCTAGGATGGCGATACGACAAACATGGGGTCATTACGgtcagagaagcgatatcagcATTTTGTTCATGTTAGGTGCGACTACGGACACCAAAGTGGAAACCATATTAAGGAAAGAGGAAAAGACGTACAACGACGTGATACGTGGAAAGTTTTTCGATTCCTACTCTAATTTGACGCTTAAAACGATCTCTACCCTCGAATGGGTAGACAGTTACTGTTCCAAGGTTAAATTCCTCCTGAAGACTGACGACGACATGTTCATCAATGTTCCGCGTCTGCAAGCTTTCGTGATTAAGCATGCAAAAGATAGGAACGTAATATTTGGTAGATTAGCTAAAAAATGGAAACCAATTAGGAATAAGAAAAGTAAATATTACGTATCTCAGGCACAGTTCAAACACGCTGTCTTTCCAGACTTTACTACCGGGCCTGCTTATCTTTTGTCGAGCGACATCGTGCGCAAGCTGTACGACGCTGCGTTGGATCAAACGTATCTTAAGCTCGAAGACGTTTTCGTCACCGGCATAGTTGCGGATAAATTGAAAATTAAGAGAACGCACGCAAACGAATTTCTGAACAAGAAAATCTCGTACAGTGCGTGCAACGTTCAACGAGGTATCAGTATTCATATGGTCAAGTATAGCGAACAGTTTGATCTTTGGAAAAAATTACTCGACGGTAAAAGCAAATGCAAATGA